From one Anopheles cruzii chromosome 3, idAnoCruzAS_RS32_06, whole genome shotgun sequence genomic stretch:
- the LOC128273744 gene encoding uncharacterized protein LOC128273744 produces MRSIAVLVASLAILGCATHGQPHSAAEVAVDIYKTCLSDYSMKCAKSKALAWMARAAEQDEIHVTDALTIVRTGTLEDVEMPTETGTEQQEHRASKTVHLLNKIDSFLSTHALKLSPPAVLRSEDARAYIPESLLKGGLAEDLVVPLTDGNVAEGRGFVKKVMIPFLLGIKFKSTVLVPMALALIALKTWKAMTLGLLSLVLSGAMMIFKFAKPKIVNYEVVHYPTPHHAHHVDHHFDHHAPHVHWDAPPAWKKRSLDAHEQAYAGQL; encoded by the exons ATGCGCTCGATAGCAGTGCTGGTAGCGTCACTGGCGATTCTAGGATGTGCTACCCACGGTCAGCCTCATTCGGCGGCCGAAGTAGCGGTGGACATCTACAAGACGTGTCTCAGTGACTACAGCATGAAGTGTGCCAAATCGAAGGCCCTGGCCTGGATGGCTCGGGCTGCCGAGCAGGACGAGATTCACGTCACTGACGCGCTAACGATCGTGCGTACCGGAACCCTGGAAGATGTCGAAATGCCGACGGAAACAGGAACTGAGCAGCAGGAGCATCGGGCTAGCAAGACGGTGCATTTGTTGAACAAAATCGATAGCTTCCTGTCGACGCACGCCTTAAAGCTAAGCCCACCGGCAGTTCTTCGGTCGGAGGACGCTCGGGCCTACATTCCTGAGTCGCTGCTGAAGGGCGGACTCGCCGAAGATCTCGTCGTCCCACTGACGGACGGAAATGTTGCTGAAG GTCGTGGCTTTGTTAAAAAAGTCATGATTCCTTTCCTGTTGGGCATCAAGTTCAAATCTACCGTCCTGGTCCCGATGGCTCTTGCCCTGATCGCCCTGAAAACGTGGAAAGCGATGACGCTTGGTCTGCTGTCCCTCGTCCTGTCAGGCGCCATGATGATCTTCAAATTCGCCAAACCAAAGATCGTCAACTACGAGGTGGTACACTACCCAACGCCACACCACGCGCACCACGTCGACCACCATTTCGACCATCACGCTCCGCACGTCCACTGGGACGCTCCGCCAGCCTGGAAGAAACGATCGCTGGACGCCCACGAACAGGCCTACGCCGGGCAGCTGTAA
- the LOC128273148 gene encoding uncharacterized protein LOC128273148, whose translation MASKCAVIVVIGALVSGMVAANPANKPAFWKGTPMDGMVEEMRSLCSTENDSVACMKFKIMNFFDTIFRKDNFQVSDDVEVRSNGAVTNDARGATGVLDQVENYLRSHDVTFKMPIADAKVTVSQRNLQNDEMSVTFQFPSAESGRGVGEARKSKLKKIVIPIMVFILLKAMTLIPMALGVLGLKAWNSLQLSFFSFVVSVGLAIFQLCKKLAADSHHPHIAAHGPWDAGRSYGSFEQPAFEGQDLAYSAYA comes from the exons ATGGCATCCAAGTGCGCGGTGATCGTGGTGATCGGGGCGTTGGTGTCCGGTATGGTTGCAGCCAATCCGGCCAACAAGCCAGCCTTCTGGAAGGGAACGCCGATGGATGGTATGGTCGAGGAGATGCGGTCACTGTGCAGCACGGAAAACGATTCCGTTGCGTGCATGAAGTTCAAGATCATGAACTTCTTCGACACCATCTTCCGGAAGGACAACTTCCAG GTTTCCGATGATGTGGAAGTCCGCAGCAATGGAGCCGTAACGAATGATGCCCGTGGAGCGACCGGAGTGCTGGATCAGGTCGAGAATTATCTGCGCAGCCATGACGTCACCTTCAAGATGCCCATCGCCGACGCCAAGGTCACCGTTTCCCAGCGTAATCTGCAGAACGACGAAATGAGCGTAACGTTCCAGTTCCCGAGCGCCGAGAGCGGCCGCGGCGTAGGCGAGGCCCGCAAGTCCAAGCTGAAGAAAATTGTCATTCCCATCATGGTGTTCATTTTGCTGAAGGCCATGACCCTGATCCCGATGGCGCTCGGTGTGTTGGGACTTAAGGCGTGGAATTCGCTCCAATTGTCGTTCTTCTCCTTCGTCGTATCGGTCGGTCTGGCTATCTTCCAGCTTTGCAAAAAG CTTGCTGCCGATAGCCATCATCCTCACATAGCTGCCCATGGACCGTGGGACGCCGGCCGATCGTACGGCAGTTTCGAGCAGCCAGCCTTCGAAGGGCAGGACCTGGCGTACAGTGCTTACGCCTGA